Part of the Ammoniphilus sp. CFH 90114 genome, GTTCTGATTCCACGTTTCAGTAGTGGAAGGAAAAACTTAATCAGAGATTTACATGTCGTTCCCGGTTTCTGGTTATCTGCTGCTATACTTTTTCTTGTTATCACCGGTTTGTTGTGGTCTGGACTATGGGGAACGAAGGTTCAATACTTTGCTACGAATGCGGGAGTCGGATACCCTCCTTCGGTTTGGGTAGGCAGCGCTCCGACCACCATCGTAAAGACCAAAGAGATTGCGGATGTTCCATGGGCGGCTCAGAATTTAGATGTCCCCCAATCCCAACTTCAAGGTTATATTCCCTTAAGCATTGATGATGTCGTAACGATTACGAATGGACAAAACATACACCCCACTTACACGGTGATCTTCCCCAAAAAGCCAGAAGGGGTTTATACGATATCCGTCTTCCCTCCCAGAGCGAGAGATGAGGCTACGTTGCATATCGATCAATACACCGGCGCTATCCTAGCCGACTACCGATATGACCACTATCAACAGATAGGTAAACTCATGGCATGGGGGATCACGGTTCATAAAGGATTGGAATACGGATTACCCAATCAGATCTTAGGTTTAATCGTTTGCATAGGGATCGTCGGTCTAGTAGTAAGCGGATTTATCTTGTGGTGGAAACGTAAACCAATAGGTCATTTAGGAGCGCCAAAGTCTCCCGGCTTAAAGAAAATAAAAGGATTAGTCGTAATCCTTACTCTTTTTGGAATCGCATTTCCTTTAGTAGGAGTCTCCCTTGTTTTCGTTTATGTACTAGACAGATTCGTTATCCAGAGAGTAGATCGCTTAAAGAGAGTCTTTAATGCATAGAGGCTAGGAAAGGAGCCGATGGGAAGTGAAAATGTATAAGTATGCCCTAACGTATAGTTTGATTTTCTTATTAACAGCCTGTTCCTTCGATTCGTTAAGCGAAGACGCGGCAGGACATTATAAGGTAGAAAGTCCACTTCAAGTAGATATCCTTTTACCTGAGCCAGTTTTATTACATGAACCGCAATTCTTAAACGTCATACTCGTGCAAAATGGCAAACCCGTAAATGGATTGGACGATGTTCAGTTTACCGTATGGAAAAATGGGAGTCCTGACTCGAACGAAGTCATGATGGCAAACCGCGACGGTAGGGGCCAATATTACGTGGAAAAAACCTTTATTGAAGAAGGCTTATATTATGTCAAAGTACAAGCCAGCTCGAATGGTTCTACTATTATGCCAACGAAGCAGTTTATTGTAGGGGAATTATCTGAAAAAGATCTACTAGAACTTCAAAAAGGCCACCAGGCACCTAAACAGAGTCATGAAAACCATCATTAGGGAAAAGAGACCATCAGGGATGATGGTCTTTAGAGCAAAGTTTTTAATGATTAAGTCTATTTTCAACCCTATTTTTTGTTTTATTTGGAGACTAGAACAAAAAACCACCAGTTTAGAGCACCTGATCCGGTTAAAGATCTTTCTATTTTTGGATAGTCGAGGAAAATCTTATTCACCAAGCAAGAAAAGAGCTTCCTACCCTAAGGATGATGCCTTAAAGTGTACGGAAACTCACGATTTTCTTAAAATACTCACGTAATTATTCATTTTTATCACGAAAAGTTTCCCGAAACTCCCAAAGCCGTAATCGTTACAAATTAAGATGCCCATAAACTCACGAATTAAGGTGCTTTTCTCACGTTGGTGTAGCCATTCCAAATAATTCAGCTCTACTCCGATATCCAGCAAACCATATTTAAAAGAAACTCACAAATTGTAATCCCTTTGTCACGAACAATTGTTACGGACTCACGAACCAGCAATCATTACAAATTAGAACGCTGGCCCATCAACCTACTCCTTCCCCGCCCACTCCTTAGCCTGCTCAAAGTCACTCGGACGGTTCATATTAAAGAACGCTTTTTCGAGATCCATCTCTAATGAGGAATCCTCTACATGGATCTCGTTCACCTGGATCTGCTTTAGAAAGTCAAACATCCGTAGTCTTTCCTGTTCCAAGCACTCTTCAACTACCGGCAATGTTGACTTACGGTAGACGGCAAATAAGGGATGGTGCTTTCCGTTTAATACCGGGACAACGGCATCGTAACCTTCAAGCTGACTCCATAGAAACTCACCTAACCTACTAGAAGCAAAAGGCATATCGCACGCAACGAGGAGATTATCCTCATAAGGCGAAGCCATCAGGCCCGCATGCAAACCGGCCAAAGGTCCTTTTCCAGGGTATTTATCCCCAATCATCTTTAAACCAATCGTTTCATAGTCCTCTGGTTGATTCGTAACGAGAATCGGCGGTGGGAAAACGCGGGTTAATTCTTCAATAATACGTACGATATTTTGTTGTCCGTTAATCGGAAGGAGCGCCTTATTCATTCCCATCCGGCTTGATTGTCCTCCTGCAAGAAGGATGACTCCAGCATTCATGTCTATTAGCACCTCTTTATAATTTCAGTAACGATAGAAGCCTTTTTCCTGAGCCATCATATCGAGATGAAGGGTCGCAAGATCTTCAATTAATAGGAGCGGATACTCTTGGGCGGACAAGGCATTGACCCCTTTGACATAGCATTGGCATTTTTCGCAAACATCAACCCGATGCTTCGTCTCCCCCTCTAAGTACAAATAATCTAGAGTATGATAATCTTGATTATGACATTGAGGGCATCCGACCCGAGGGAAAACCCAATCACAAGCACAAGACCCACAGCGTAAAAACCGAAACTTCTCCGATTCCCGGTATTCAGCTAGAATCGGGTGCGACCCGCAAACCGGACAGTAGCCTTGATGCCAACCATCCAATGAAAAGTCTTTCGTCCATTCCTTATTCACTCGGTTTAAGGTAGGCAGCAAGCTGTATTGCACTAACAACGCCAGCATGTCCGCTTCCAGCTCATAGCGTTCAATAAAAGAGGAAAAAAGAGCTTCATCATTAGAAAGTCCAGACCAAAGTACAGCATCGACCTCTTCGTCTGCAAGGCTCTTGCCAAACTTTTTGAGTGATCGTTTAGCTTTACCTACTCCCTCCCATTCTAGCAAATCCCGAAAGAGACAGCGAGCAAAAGAGAGATCAACTTGGTCCTCCCATTCATACAAGAGATAGTCACCGCGAGCTAATTTATCTGCTTTCTCCTCTTCACTGACCTGGACTACGTTAATCACCGGAGTCCACTTGTTCATCCGCTTGATGAGATCGGCCTGAATCCCGGCTAAGGTCTTCATGGATTTATTTTGTGCTTTCAGCTTCTTCAAACGGTTTTCGACAACATCCGCAAGCATCACGAATCCCCTCCCAACTTTCCCCGTACTACTTTGATAGAAAAAAGAGTGGCGAAAAAGCCTTTTCACCACTCAAACAGGCACCTTATTGAATGCCTACGACCATTAAGTAGCGCAGTATTAACCCGCCGAACAAGATCAGACTACTCGACAAGATTAAACTGTTTTTCTTTCCTAAGAGAGGCCGATATCTGAGATACAGCGGAAGCAGTAATCCAGCTATGATAACCCCTCCAATCATCAGAACGGCATTGCTTCCACTGAGCAAGACACTTGCCCACGGCCCAAGGCTCAATAAGAAAATCGCAATAATCACAATTTCTCCTACCATGATATAGGTATCTGCTTTCTCCAAACGATGGATATAACCTTTAGCCTGATCGAGACGCTTCAATAAGGTTAAAACCATCGCTGCAAGTCCCGTTGATACCCCAGATATGAGGAATAACAGCGGAATTAACGGGGTCGAGGACCACACAGGCCAATGCGTCGTCGTTAGCAAAATTCCCGTGTAGGTTCCAATATACGCTGCAGATAAGATGCCAATCCCCAGATAAATCCCTTTGTAAGACCCTTCATGTAAAGAAATAAGCATCTTTGCTAAAGGAACTTTATTCTCCCATTGATATCGCTTGACGAGAGCATATCCGAATGAAATTGTGGATAGGACGCTAAACAAAAGAATCACCCAAGACCCTAAGGACATCACGGATTCGAGTTTAAACGTCAGCCCGCCGTCCCGCGGATTCCACATCATATGGAAAAATCGAATAAATCGATCCGGAACGGATAAATCAAGGATCAGCATCAAGCCGCTAATCACCATCATCGGCATCGCGAAAAAATACCCCGTCACCGAATGCTGCCGGTCGGAACGACTTCCCCATAATTGTCCGAAGGCGGCAAACATGTAAGTCCCAACCGCAATTCCAGCTACGAAGAAATAAACGACGATTTCCCATTTCCAGAGGGGATTTTGCAATCCTGCTTCATACACATATCCCATATTTTGTCCCCCCTAGTTCTGGTCCTTGTGTTGTTCTTCTGCTTGTTCCTTCATCCGGTTCGCTCTAAAGGATAAGAGACCGACGAGGCCGACACCGAGAAAACCTAGTAAACTGCTGAAGTATCCCATACCCGCCTTCTTGCTCGGGAGCTTAGGGTTCGACGGAAGCCCGTAGACTTCTGGCTTATCTAAAAGTAGATAAAATACATTCAAGCCGCCCAACACATCTTTTTTACCATAAATCGAGACTTCCTGTTCCCCAGTCTGCTTAAGATGATCCATTCTCTCATCGGCCATGGCCTGCAATTCATCCACATCACCAAATTGAATACAATCCGTCGGACAAACCTGAGCACATGCCGGCTGTTCCCCTTCCTGCAGACGATCATAGCAAAGCGTACATTTCTGAGCTGTACCTGTAATATGATCCATGCCAATGACGCCAAACGGACATCCAGAGATACAATATCGGCAACCAATACAGACATCGTGATCAATATACACCGTGTCAAATTCGGTACGGATAATGGCGTTCGTTGGACAAACTTCCATACATCCTGCATCCTGGCAATGCTTACAGGAGTCACTCAAAAATAGCCAGCGCTGCTTCGATCGATCATCGGAAAATTGCTCAATGAACTTGACATGCCGCCAGTTC contains:
- a CDS encoding 4Fe-4S dicluster domain-containing protein encodes the protein MAESSKGMFIDTSTCTGCKACQVGCKEWNQLPMGEMAFTANSYDNTGKLSAENWRHVKFIEQFSDDRSKQRWLFLSDSCKHCQDAGCMEVCPTNAIIRTEFDTVYIDHDVCIGCRYCISGCPFGVIGMDHITGTAQKCTLCYDRLQEGEQPACAQVCPTDCIQFGDVDELQAMADERMDHLKQTGEQEVSIYGKKDVLGGLNVFYLLLDKPEVYGLPSNPKLPSKKAGMGYFSSLLGFLGVGLVGLLSFRANRMKEQAEEQHKDQN
- a CDS encoding formate dehydrogenase accessory protein FdhE; this translates as MLADVVENRLKKLKAQNKSMKTLAGIQADLIKRMNKWTPVINVVQVSEEEKADKLARGDYLLYEWEDQVDLSFARCLFRDLLEWEGVGKAKRSLKKFGKSLADEEVDAVLWSGLSNDEALFSSFIERYELEADMLALLVQYSLLPTLNRVNKEWTKDFSLDGWHQGYCPVCGSHPILAEYRESEKFRFLRCGSCACDWVFPRVGCPQCHNQDYHTLDYLYLEGETKHRVDVCEKCQCYVKGVNALSAQEYPLLLIEDLATLHLDMMAQEKGFYRY
- a CDS encoding FixH family protein codes for the protein MYKYALTYSLIFLLTACSFDSLSEDAAGHYKVESPLQVDILLPEPVLLHEPQFLNVILVQNGKPVNGLDDVQFTVWKNGSPDSNEVMMANRDGRGQYYVEKTFIEEGLYYVKVQASSNGSTIMPTKQFIVGELSEKDLLELQKGHQAPKQSHENHH
- a CDS encoding molybdenum cofactor guanylyltransferase gives rise to the protein MNAGVILLAGGQSSRMGMNKALLPINGQQNIVRIIEELTRVFPPPILVTNQPEDYETIGLKMIGDKYPGKGPLAGLHAGLMASPYEDNLLVACDMPFASSRLGEFLWSQLEGYDAVVPVLNGKHHPLFAVYRKSTLPVVEECLEQERLRMFDFLKQIQVNEIHVEDSSLEMDLEKAFFNMNRPSDFEQAKEWAGKE
- the nrfD gene encoding NrfD/PsrC family molybdoenzyme membrane anchor subunit produces the protein MGYVYEAGLQNPLWKWEIVVYFFVAGIAVGTYMFAAFGQLWGSRSDRQHSVTGYFFAMPMMVISGLMLILDLSVPDRFIRFFHMMWNPRDGGLTFKLESVMSLGSWVILLFSVLSTISFGYALVKRYQWENKVPLAKMLISLHEGSYKGIYLGIGILSAAYIGTYTGILLTTTHWPVWSSTPLIPLLFLISGVSTGLAAMVLTLLKRLDQAKGYIHRLEKADTYIMVGEIVIIAIFLLSLGPWASVLLSGSNAVLMIGGVIIAGLLLPLYLRYRPLLGKKNSLILSSSLILFGGLILRYLMVVGIQ
- a CDS encoding PepSY domain-containing protein, with the translated sequence MKKQESSFYQIIWRWHFYAGLIFAPFIFILAVTGSVYLFKPQIEQWMYKDYYHVEQQHHKMLPSGQIEAVRQQYPEAQVTKYRPGESSTRSAEVKINMHGESLTVFVDPYTGEIMGELNDKNRLIDRIEEFHGELMLGTVGDRIVELTACWTIILIVTGIYLWSPKGKRTIAGVLIPRFSSGRKNLIRDLHVVPGFWLSAAILFLVITGLLWSGLWGTKVQYFATNAGVGYPPSVWVGSAPTTIVKTKEIADVPWAAQNLDVPQSQLQGYIPLSIDDVVTITNGQNIHPTYTVIFPKKPEGVYTISVFPPRARDEATLHIDQYTGAILADYRYDHYQQIGKLMAWGITVHKGLEYGLPNQILGLIVCIGIVGLVVSGFILWWKRKPIGHLGAPKSPGLKKIKGLVVILTLFGIAFPLVGVSLVFVYVLDRFVIQRVDRLKRVFNA